CGCCGCGTCGCCGTTCGCCATGACCTTGTCCAGCAGCATGGTCCGCATCTCCTCGTTCCCGAGAAGCTGGTCGACGACCTTGCCCGACATCTCGGCGTTCCCGGTGACCGCGGCCAAGATCTTGGTCTGCATTTCCGGATTCGACATCATCATCTTGACCGGATCCCCGGCGCAGCCGGAAAGGGCCGCCGCGCTGAACGCGATCAAAATCACGAGAGCTAGCTTCCGTGCCATGTCGTCATCCTCCGTGAGAGTTCCGCTGCCGGGACGTTGGCCGCCCCATGGGCGCGTATCGTGCCACAAGGTGCGGTACCCGGGGAAGCGCGGATCGTCGTAGAATCGTTGGCTTTAGCCGGCGTGAGGCGCCAGGACGGCGCCCCGCGCCCAGACCCCAACCCGGAGCCCCACTGATCCGCCTCCAGAACATCCGATACTCGATCGGCGCGCGAAGCCTCTTCTCCGACATCACGTGGACCGTCGCGCCGGGCGATCGCGTCGCCCTGGTCGGTCCGAACGGCGCGGGAAAAACGACGCTCATCCGCATCATCCTCGGCGAGTACACGCCCGAGTCGGGACAGAGGATCATGTCCAAGGGGACGCGGTTCGGATATCTGCCCCAGGAAGCGGCCGAGAGATTCGAAGGCACCGTCCTCGGGCGCGCGATGGAAGCGCATCGCCACCTGCTCGAGATGCGCGAGGAGCTGGACGCGCTCTACGAGGGGCTCCAGCATTCGCTGCCCGACAATCCCAAGCTTCCGGCACTCCTCGATCGGGCCGGCGAGCTGCAGCACCACCTCGAGCTGAAGGACGAGCACACGCTGGAACCGGAAGCCCGCCGGGTGCTGGGCGGGCTGGGATTCAAGACCGAGGATCAGGACCGGCCGCTCGCGGAATTCTCGGGCGGCTGGAGAATGCGGGCCGCGCTCGCGGCGCTCCTTCTGACCGATCCCACGCTCCTCTTCCTGGACGAGCCCACGAATCATCTCGACCTTCCCGCTCTCGAGTGGCTCGAGGACTACCTCGAGGAGTTTCACGGCGGCCTCGTGGTGGTGTCGCACGACCGCGTTTTCCTGGATCGCGTGGCGAGCGAGGTCAGGGAGCTGGATCAGGGCGTGCTGAGCGAGTACGCGACGAGCTTCACCGGATACCTGGAGGAGCGGGAAACGCGGCGTGACCGGCTGGAGGCGCAGAACGTTCAGGTCGACAAGAAAATCGCGCAGCTCTCCCGCTTCGCCGAGCGCTTCGGGGCCAAGGCCTCGAAGGCCACGCAGGCCCAAAGCAAGCGGAAGCAGATCGAGAGGCTGAAGGCGCAGCGGATCGTGCTCCCGCGCCGTCCGCGCGGGATTCGCTTCGTATTTCCGGCGCCGCCCCACGTCGGCAGGTCGGTCGTCCGGCTCCGGGATGTTTCGTTCGGCTACTCGGCAGCGGATGTCATCTCGGACGCTTCGATCGAGATCGAGCGGGGCGAGAAGATCGCGATCGTCGGGGCGAACGGCGCCGGAAAGACCACGCTCCTGCGCGTCATCGCGGGCCAGCTCGCGCCGCGCGAAGGGGAGCGGGAGATCCACCAGCACGCTCGTCCCGCCTACTTCGCGCAGCACGCCGCGGAAACGCTGGACGGGAAGCTCACGATCCTCCAGGCGGTCGAGGAAGTCGCGACCGACGACGCGATGCCGCGCCTCCGCTCCCTTCTCGGCAATTTCCTGTTCGTCGGCGACGACGTGTTCAAGCTCTGCCGCATTCTTTCGGGCGGAGAGCGCCAGCGCGTCGCGATCGCGCGGCTCCTTCTTCAGCCGACCAACCTCCTCCTCCTGGACGAGCCGACGCACCATCTCGATCTCGCGGGGAAGGAAGTGCTGGAGGCGGCGCTCGAGCAGTATCCGGGCGCCGTGATCGTGGTGACCCACGACCGTTCCCTCATGGCGCGGCTCGCCACGCGCATTCTCGCGGTTCAGGACGGGCGCGTGACGCTCTATCCGGGCGGCTACGACGACTACGAGGCGGCGCGGGTCAAGGCGGAGAGCGGAGGGGCCCCGGCGTCGTCGCCGGCAGTGTCCAAGGGCGCGGCTGGGTCCAAGGGCGCGGCTGGGTCCAAAGCGGCCGCCGGGCACAAATCCGGCGACGGCACCGTGCGGACCGAGTCAAGGCGGCGCGCGAAGGAGTCGGAGCGCCTCGAGAAGGAGATCGAGGCCAAGGAGGGAGACCTCAAGTCGGTGGAGGCGGAGCTGGCCGACCCGGCCGTCTACGCCGACGGGGCTCGCACGAAGGAGCTCCTCGCGCGGTACGAGCGCATCAAGGTCGAGGTCGAGTCGCTCTGGAAGAGGCTGGAAGCGGTCTGACGCCCGGCCGCTCTCCGGCACTCCAGGGCCGCCCCTAGCGTTCGGGAGCCCGCCCGTGGCACACTCGGGGGCGCTTCGCTGCGGTTACCGCTCCTCATCGTGGGGGATCGACGCCGTGCCTCATCGTCCTACCAAATCTCCGCTCGACATGATTGCCAAGGCGCGGACGCCATCGACGCGAAGCCGCTGGCACAGCCTTCCGCCCGACCTGCTTCAGCAATCGTGCAAGCGCGTGGCGATCATGAGCCTGATCTTCGCCTCCTTGTGGGCGATCGCGCTCGTCATGAACAACCTCGTCGCGCCCCTTCTCGGGCACAACCACAACATGACCATGCCCTGGCCCTATCCGGGGAATTTCATTTCCTGGATCGGACTCGCCATCTCCCTCACGACGTTCTTCCTTGTTGGCCAGCTGAAGGGCAAGCCGGAGATCCTGCTCAACGTCAGTCACGTGAACATGATCGTGGGAGCGGGCCTGGTGGCGCTCCTCATGAACTGGTTTCCCGCCATCGATGCCTGGCGCATATCGTGGCTCTGCCTCATCATCGTCGTCTATCCTTCCATCGTTCCGACCCCGCCGCTAAAGACGCTGGCAATTTCAACGATCGTCGCGAGTATGGATCCATTGGCCGTTTGGATCGCGCACCTGAGGGGTGTGAGCTTCGGCACGGACCCGTTTACGATGATCTGGTACTTCCTCCCGAACTACATCTCGGTCGGTCTCGCGATGATCCCGTCGACAATGATCTCCGGCCTCGGCAGGCAGGTGAACAAGGCGCGGGAGCTGGGGAGCTACCAGCTCGGCGAGCTGCTCGGCCGGGGCGGAATGGGCGAGGTGTACCACGCGCGGCATCGGATGCTCGCGCGGCCCGCCGCCATCAAGCTGATCCGCCCCGAGACCCTCGGGGCCGCGAATTCGGAGGCGGCCCGGGTCATGATCCAGCGGTTCCGGCGCGAAGCGCAGGCCGCGGCCGTTCTCCGCTCGCCCCACACGATCAACCTCTACGATTTTGGAGTCACGGACGATGGGGTCTTCTATTACGTGATGGAGCTCTTGGAAGGGTTGGATCTGGAATCGCTGGTCGAACGATTCGGCCCGGTGCCGGCCTCACGGGCGAGTTTTCTTCTCCGCCACGCGTGCCACTCGCTCGGAGAAGCGCACGCGCGCGGGCTGATTCACCGTGACATCAAGCCGTCGAACATCTTCACGTGCCGCCTCGGGTTGAGCGTCGACTTCGTGAAGGTCCTCGACTTCGGCCTGGTGAAGCACTACGCGGAGGGCGCGCAGGCCCAGACGGTCCTTCTCACCCAGCCGGACGTGACCACGGGCACGCCGGCCTACATGGCCCCGGAGATGGCGCTGGGGGAGCGCACGATCGACCGCCGCGTCGACATCTACGCGCTCGGCTGCGTCGGCTATTGGCTCCTGACCGGAAGGCTGGTGTTCGAGGCGGATACGCCGGTCAAGATGATGCTCCAGCACATCCAGTCGATGCCCGCGCCGCCGTCCCGCTACGCGGAGCAAGAGGTGCCTCCCGAGCTGGACCGGATCATTCTCCAGTGCCTTGCGAAAAATCCGGACGAGCGTCCCACCGACACGATGAAGGTGGCCGAGATGCTGGCGGCGGTCCCCCTGCGGGACGCGTGGACGAAGGATCGCGCGGAGCAATGGTGGGAGGCGCATCTTCCCGCGACGGCCCCGTTCACCGAGGTGCGCGAAAAAACTCCGGTCGAGGTGCTCCAGGTGGTTCAGTGAGCCGTCTCCGGCGATCAGCGTCGTGGCGTCGTCCGGCTTCAACGGCGGCGATCGTGGCCACCCTCGCCTTCCTCGCGATCACCGCGCGCGCTGCGAGCGCGGTGCCGCAAGGGGAGCTGGGGCCCCGGGAGAAGCACGGGAGCCGCGCGGCGCTCAACGCATTGACCGCCGTCAGCCGCCAATTCCGGAGCCTCGTTGACCGCGTATCGCCCGCCGTCGTCCAGATCTCAGCGGTCGCGCTCGCTGCATCGCCCGGGCGGGGCTCGCCCGAGGCGCTCCTGGGCGTCCAGCGCCGGGGCGGGTCCGGAGTGCTCCTCTCGAGCGACGGCTACATCGTCACGAACGCCCATGTGGTGGAGGGAGCGCGCCGGCTCGAGGTGTTGCTCGCGCGCCCCGCAGCGCCGGACGCACCCGGGCGATCGATCGTGAAGTCGCCCGGCGAGCGCGTTGAGGGGAAGATCGTGGGGATCGACCTCGAGACGGATCTCGCGGTGGTCAAGATCGCGGAGAAGGGGCTTCCATTCCTCGAGCTGGGCGAGTCGGACGGTCTCGGCGAGGGAGACATCGTGCTGGCGTTCGGGAGCCCGCTCGGTCTCGAGAACTCGGTCTCGATGGGCGTCGTGAGCGCGCTCGGCCGCCAGCTCCGGCCGAACGACCCGATGATCTACATCCAGACCGACACGCCGATCAACCCCGGGAACAGCGGTGGACCGCTGGTCGACACCGACGGCATGGTGATCGGCATCAACACGCTCATCTTCACGCAATCGGGCGGGAGCGAAGGGATCGGCTTCGCCGCCCCGAGCAACATCGTCCGGTCGGTCTATAACCAGATCCGCGCGTATGGCCGGGTCCGCCGCGGCGCGATCGGCGTCTACGTCCAGACGATCACGCCCACGCTCGCCGCCGGGCTCGGCCTGCCGCAGAAGTGGGGAGTCGTCCTGGAGGACGTCCACCCGCGCTCGCCCGCCGCCGCCGCCGGGCTCCGCGTGGGGGACGTCGTGGTCGCCCTCGACGGGAAGCCGATGGAGAACGGCCGGCAATTCGACGTGAATCTCTACCGCAGAGGGGTCGGCGACTCGGCCACCGTGAGCGTGCTCCGGGGGACCGATCGATTCACGGTTCGAGTTCCGGTGATCGCCCGCGAGGATGATCCGATGCGCGTGACGGAAATGGTGAAGTCCGATCGGAGCCTCGTGCCGCGGCTCGGAATCTTCGCGGTCGACGTGGACGAGAAAGTGTCGGCGATGCTCCCATGGCTCCGGAAGAAGGACGGCGTGCTGGTCGTGGCGTGGGCTGCGGACGCGCCACCCGTGGATACGGGCCTTCAGCCGGGCGACGTGATCCAGTCGGTCAATCGCACGCCGGTCGCGTCGATCGACGCGATGAACGGCGAGCTCACGCGGCTTCAGTCGGGCGACCCGTTGGTCCTCTCGGTCGACCGCCTGGGGCGAAACCTATTTCTGGCGTTTGAGGCGGAGTGATTCCGGGCCACCGGTGCGGCGAGCGCGATGAGTAGCAGGATCGCGCGCCGTGTCCATTTTCGTCGCGGAATCCTCGGAGCCGCACTCCTCCTCGTTCTGACGATCTTCGCGTCGGGCGCTGATCCCGCCCACGCCGAGGCCTATTGGGACTCGCTCCCTGCCGCGGCGGATTCCTCCGATTCGACCCACGCGATCTTCCGGGATCCTCCGATGCCGGTCGCGGAGGCGATATTCTACTGGCCGGTCCGCGTTGCCGGGGAGCCTATAGTCCTGCTCGCCTCGGGGCTCGGGGAGACCGTCGAATTTCTCGATGGGAAGAGGGTCATCCGCCGCGTGAGCAAGCTCCTTGCTCCGCGCCGCGGTCCGTTCGGCGTGGTGCCGGACTTTCAAGCTGGCGGACTCTCCGGGTTCGGCGGTGGGCTCTCAATTGAGCACGACGCCTTTTTCCGGAAAGGAAACCTCCTCCGGCTCCGCGGATCGGGCACCACGCACGGTGACACCCGCCTCTCGCTGGGGACGCGCTTCCCTCTCGGGGAGGGCGAGTACCTCGAATTCGGCACGGGATACCGCGTGCGCGGGAACGCCCGGTATTTCGGAATCGGGCCCGATTCGAAGGGCCGCGACGAATCGTTTTACCGCCAGGAGCTCTTCTGGGGTGGCGCGGGCCTCCGCCAGGCCCTCGGCGCGCACGTCTTCTGGGAAGCGGCCCTGCTCTACTCGAGCGTCGGCGCTGGCGAGCCGCGCGAGGACACGGAACCTTCGATCTCCACGAAATTCGCTGGAGCGCTCCCGGCCGGGTTTGGCGAGCACTCCTACGGCGTCTCGGGCGGCCTTCAGCTCGTGCACGACGACGAAGGGGGTACGGGGCGGACGACGAAGGGCGGAACCCGCCGCGTGCGCGTCGAGCGATTCGAGAGCACGGATAAGCGCGACGTGGGCCTCTGGAGCTATCGCGCCGAGCTGCAGCAGTTCATGACCCTCTGGCATCCCTATCGCGTGCTCGCGCTCCGCGGCTACGGCTCCTGGCTCGATCCGACGGGCGGGGATGTGATCCCGTTCCAGCGGCTCTTGGTCAACGACACCCCGGATGTACTCCGCGGATATCGGAGCTTCCGTTTCCGGGATCGCGGGCTCGTGGCGTTCAACTCCGAGTACCGGTTCCCCATCTCGATGAAGCAGTTTCCCGGCCGCGCCGGGCTCGATCTCTACCCGCTCGCCGACTACGGCCAGGTCTTCGACGACGCCAAGCAGGTCGGTTTCAACAATATGAAGTTCTCCTACGGCCTCGGATTGCGCGTCGAGTCCGGGAACGGGCTGGTCGCGCGCCTCGAGTGGGCCCGCAGCAAAGAAGAGACGACGTTGCTGCTCCGTGCCGATCAGATCTTCCAATTCATGAAGAGGGGACTCCTCTATGGCCGCGATCCGATCCCCTCGCGGTAGCGCGCTCCTCGCGGCGCTCCTCGCGTGCACGCTCGCCCGCGCGGCCGGAGCCGGAGTGCCGCCGCTCCGGGACGCGCCGATCGTGTGGGAGATGGACGACCGCAAGGACGCCCCCCGGCCGGCCGAGCGCGATCCGAATCTCCTGCGCGACGGGATCGAGGAAAGCTTCATCTTCCCGATCGGCCGGTTCTTCAATCCGAGCCGGTTGGTCCGGAAGGTGGGAGTACTGTTCGGCGGGGACCACGTCCTGCCCGCGTCGGACCTCAACTCGCTCGACGAGGTGCCGAACTCGTCCTGGTTCACGAACCGCATCGGGCTCCGGCCGGTAACGCCCGCCGAGGCGGCGCGCGGGCCAATAGAAGGCGACGGCCCGGACCGAAGCGCTCCGTGGACGGTCGTCAGCGCGAAGACCCAGGGCGTGACGCCGGGCTTCAGCATCCGCGACGCGCGCGGCAAGACGTACCTCCTCAAGTTCGACCCGCCCTGCTGCCCCGGGATGTCGAGCGCGGCCGGCGTCATCTCGGGGCGCCTCCTCCATACCGCCGGCTACAACGTGCCGGAGGACTTTGTCGTGACCTTCCGCCGCGAGGATCTGGTCCTCGGCGAGAAGGTCCGCTTCACGGACGCCCACGGCGTGAAGCGCCCCATGGCGGTGGAGGATCTGGATCGAATCCTCGCGTCCGTCGTACCCGATCCGGACGGCGGTTGGCGAGCGATCGCGAGCAAGTTCCTGTCCGGGAAGCCGGTGGGGCCCTTCAATTGGCGGGGACGGCGGAAGGATGACCCGCTCGACCCGGTGCGGCACGAGAATCGCCGCGAGCTTCGAGGGCTGCGCGTCATCGCGGGCTGGCTCGACCACTTCGACATGAAGCAGGGGAACACCCTCGACATGTATGTCCAGGACGGGGACCGGCACTACGTACGCCACTATCTCATCGATTTCGCGAGCACGCTGGGGGCGGGCGCGACGGGGCCCTATCCGCTGGCCAACTACGAGTACGCATTCGACGGGCCCGCGATTTTCGGCCGCGCTCTCTCGCTGGGCATCTACCAGAGCCCGTGGGAGCGGATTCGGCGCCCCGATGGCCTCGACGAGGTCGGCTACCTCGAGAGCAAGGAATTCGCGCCCTCGAAGTGGAAGCCGCTCGACCCCAACGGCGCGTTCGCGAACCTGACCGACCGGGACGGCTACTGGGCGGCGAAGATCGTCTCGGCCTTCACGAACGATCAGCTGGAGGCCGCGGTCGCCGAGGGGCGGTATCGCAATCCGGAAGCGGCCCGCTTCGTCGTCCGGATGCTCGAAGAGCGCCGCGACAAGGTCGCGCGGCATTGGTTCGATCGCGTGGCGCCCCTCGACTTCTTCACGGTTGACGGGGAGGCGGTCCACTTCCACGATCTGGGCGAGGAGCGCGGCATCTATCCGGGAACGACCCCGCAGTACCGCGCGCGCGTCGCGGCGGTGGACGCCGGCCGAGGCGGTGCCGAGTGGTCGGGCTGGACCGAGATGACCGAGCCCGCCGTGGATTTGAGCGCGGCGGTCGCGGTCGAGCCGCTCCGGTCGACGCCCGAGGAAAAGCGCCCGTTCCTCGCGGTGGAGACGCAGGTAAATCGGGGTGCGGGATGGAGCCCGACCACCACCGTCTACA
The nucleotide sequence above comes from Candidatus Eisenbacteria bacterium. Encoded proteins:
- a CDS encoding ABC-F family ATP-binding cassette domain-containing protein; translation: MGAYRATRCGTRGSADRRRIVGFSRREAPGRRPAPRPQPGAPLIRLQNIRYSIGARSLFSDITWTVAPGDRVALVGPNGAGKTTLIRIILGEYTPESGQRIMSKGTRFGYLPQEAAERFEGTVLGRAMEAHRHLLEMREELDALYEGLQHSLPDNPKLPALLDRAGELQHHLELKDEHTLEPEARRVLGGLGFKTEDQDRPLAEFSGGWRMRAALAALLLTDPTLLFLDEPTNHLDLPALEWLEDYLEEFHGGLVVVSHDRVFLDRVASEVRELDQGVLSEYATSFTGYLEERETRRDRLEAQNVQVDKKIAQLSRFAERFGAKASKATQAQSKRKQIERLKAQRIVLPRRPRGIRFVFPAPPHVGRSVVRLRDVSFGYSAADVISDASIEIERGEKIAIVGANGAGKTTLLRVIAGQLAPREGEREIHQHARPAYFAQHAAETLDGKLTILQAVEEVATDDAMPRLRSLLGNFLFVGDDVFKLCRILSGGERQRVAIARLLLQPTNLLLLDEPTHHLDLAGKEVLEAALEQYPGAVIVVTHDRSLMARLATRILAVQDGRVTLYPGGYDDYEAARVKAESGGAPASSPAVSKGAAGSKGAAGSKAAAGHKSGDGTVRTESRRRAKESERLEKEIEAKEGDLKSVEAELADPAVYADGARTKELLARYERIKVEVESLWKRLEAV
- a CDS encoding serine/threonine protein kinase; translation: MAHSGALRCGYRSSSWGIDAVPHRPTKSPLDMIAKARTPSTRSRWHSLPPDLLQQSCKRVAIMSLIFASLWAIALVMNNLVAPLLGHNHNMTMPWPYPGNFISWIGLAISLTTFFLVGQLKGKPEILLNVSHVNMIVGAGLVALLMNWFPAIDAWRISWLCLIIVVYPSIVPTPPLKTLAISTIVASMDPLAVWIAHLRGVSFGTDPFTMIWYFLPNYISVGLAMIPSTMISGLGRQVNKARELGSYQLGELLGRGGMGEVYHARHRMLARPAAIKLIRPETLGAANSEAARVMIQRFRREAQAAAVLRSPHTINLYDFGVTDDGVFYYVMELLEGLDLESLVERFGPVPASRASFLLRHACHSLGEAHARGLIHRDIKPSNIFTCRLGLSVDFVKVLDFGLVKHYAEGAQAQTVLLTQPDVTTGTPAYMAPEMALGERTIDRRVDIYALGCVGYWLLTGRLVFEADTPVKMMLQHIQSMPAPPSRYAEQEVPPELDRIILQCLAKNPDERPTDTMKVAEMLAAVPLRDAWTKDRAEQWWEAHLPATAPFTEVREKTPVEVLQVVQ
- a CDS encoding PDZ domain-containing protein, which gives rise to MVGGASSRDGPVHRGARKNSGRGAPGGSVSRLRRSASWRRPASTAAIVATLAFLAITARAASAVPQGELGPREKHGSRAALNALTAVSRQFRSLVDRVSPAVVQISAVALAASPGRGSPEALLGVQRRGGSGVLLSSDGYIVTNAHVVEGARRLEVLLARPAAPDAPGRSIVKSPGERVEGKIVGIDLETDLAVVKIAEKGLPFLELGESDGLGEGDIVLAFGSPLGLENSVSMGVVSALGRQLRPNDPMIYIQTDTPINPGNSGGPLVDTDGMVIGINTLIFTQSGGSEGIGFAAPSNIVRSVYNQIRAYGRVRRGAIGVYVQTITPTLAAGLGLPQKWGVVLEDVHPRSPAAAAGLRVGDVVVALDGKPMENGRQFDVNLYRRGVGDSATVSVLRGTDRFTVRVPVIAREDDPMRVTEMVKSDRSLVPRLGIFAVDVDEKVSAMLPWLRKKDGVLVVAWAADAPPVDTGLQPGDVIQSVNRTPVASIDAMNGELTRLQSGDPLVLSVDRLGRNLFLAFEAE